The following are encoded in a window of Shewanella psychrotolerans genomic DNA:
- a CDS encoding DUF5062 family protein, whose protein sequence is MKQGKHDAQLLKLAMEIGVGYAKKRGFGDFDKGISPKDKVECIYRLLVQDKLIQPLATDKEDGPNMKHKLILWISRQLPEDHPLLN, encoded by the coding sequence ATGAAACAAGGCAAGCACGACGCACAACTATTAAAACTCGCCATGGAAATTGGTGTAGGCTACGCCAAGAAACGCGGTTTCGGCGACTTTGATAAAGGCATTTCACCTAAAGATAAAGTCGAGTGTATCTACCGCTTATTAGTACAAGATAAACTGATCCAGCCATTAGCCACAGACAAAGAAGATGGCCCTAATATGAAGCATAAGTTGATACTGTGGATCAGCCGCCAACTCCCCGAAGATCATCCGCTACTCAATTAA
- the napG gene encoding ferredoxin-type protein NapG, which produces MNQVNRNTKAKGVNRRQFLATSAKAGCAMGLLGLGVTGVAKQSSHLDPLAIRPPGALTEDDFLSACVRCGLCVEACPYDTLKLARWFEGVPTGTPYFTARTVPCEMCEDIPCVKACPSGSLDHSLTEINESKMGIAVLIDEKNCLNFKGLRCDVCYRVCPLIDEAITLERQHNQRSDHHAMFLPTVNSDSCTGCGKCEHVCVLEESAIRVLPTHIALGKTASHDTYMNTEETTLEMLNKGLTL; this is translated from the coding sequence ATGAACCAGGTCAATCGCAACACCAAAGCCAAAGGCGTTAATCGCCGCCAGTTCTTAGCCACATCGGCTAAGGCGGGTTGTGCGATGGGGTTATTGGGGCTAGGAGTGACGGGGGTTGCAAAACAATCGTCTCACCTTGACCCATTGGCGATTAGACCACCCGGTGCATTAACGGAAGATGACTTCTTATCTGCATGTGTTCGCTGCGGTTTGTGTGTCGAGGCTTGCCCTTATGACACCCTTAAACTAGCACGTTGGTTTGAGGGAGTTCCTACGGGTACGCCCTATTTCACGGCGCGCACTGTTCCGTGCGAAATGTGTGAGGATATCCCCTGTGTTAAAGCCTGCCCATCGGGCTCGCTGGACCACAGTTTGACTGAGATTAATGAGTCAAAAATGGGCATAGCCGTCCTTATTGATGAGAAGAACTGCCTCAACTTTAAAGGGTTACGCTGTGACGTCTGTTACCGCGTCTGCCCCTTAATTGATGAGGCCATCACCCTAGAGCGGCAACACAATCAACGCAGCGACCACCACGCCATGTTCCTCCCCACCGTCAACAGCGACAGCTGCACCGGTTGCGGGAAATGTGAACACGTCTGCGTGTTGGAAGAGTCAGCGATCCGTGTATTGCCAACCCATATTGCGCTGGGTAAAACCGCTTCACACGATACCTATATGAACACCGAAGAGACCACACTTGAGATGTTAAACAAGGGGCTCACATTATGA
- a CDS encoding ABC transporter permease — protein MNSPSIKGSLLTLKVFLAHYHQSPLQAGAIIIGIILAVTLLTGVRATNENAINSYSSATELLSQQAKWLITPAAQQENLAEQRYIELRQMGIYQSLAVLQGWITDSRQQRWQLQGSDIIAAISALNSKDDTSSHASPFGKLDLPLARIIAGEPIVLMSRSAANTLDSHRLTLDDVSLEVVTVDDRFNLGNRLLVDISLAQQLLDKPGQLSYIAIFSDVSDKQLALESWLAANGNLSESDNGDSMKALTNSFHLNLTAMSLLAFIVGLFIAYNGVRYSLLKRKRLIIQLQQQGVMKLSIMAALSGELLLLVLVGSVVGFILGLQLSYWLQPMVSVTLEQLYGANILPGIWRWQWLVQATLLTLGAALLACSSLFIELLRQPLAQSSGQFSQQKNAHRAQKWQMLSAMILALIALIFMPISQDYRITMGLLGLVVLAIPLSLPWLLVRLINAIAAMSPKGLIGYQIAETKELIPPLSLAMMAMLLALTANISMNSLVGSFEITLKQWLNARLHADLYLRPPKNQMVELETLLSQNKQVTGIYKQWLTKTKYQHTPIFLLTRDRYSIENTTVIKTAKSSSETALWQDYFDAALSKAPEVIVSEPFAIKHQLNVGDSISLDALGNTKLTIAAIYYDYGNPYGEVIIPSALWHQAKLDTEPLSIAITYRGDFDAYGLELQQQLALPESLIYSQARIKVQAIEMFKRTFSITQVLNTLTLLVAAIGLFSACYMLTQARMAPIARLYTLGVSRRQLTTMVTTQMLLMVILTCIVALPTGAILGYLLINKVTLQAFGWSIAMVWDWSAYFDVVLLALVASTLAVALPLYRQTRRPLISSLQSDIL, from the coding sequence ATGAATAGTCCAAGTATCAAAGGCAGCCTATTAACCCTTAAGGTGTTCTTAGCTCACTATCACCAATCACCGCTACAAGCTGGGGCGATCATTATTGGGATCATTTTGGCCGTTACCCTGTTAACAGGAGTTCGAGCCACTAATGAGAACGCAATTAACAGTTATAGCAGCGCCACCGAACTCCTCAGTCAACAAGCCAAATGGCTCATTACCCCCGCAGCGCAGCAAGAAAATTTAGCAGAGCAGCGCTATATTGAACTGCGACAGATGGGGATCTACCAGAGCCTCGCCGTGCTCCAAGGCTGGATAACCGACAGTCGTCAGCAACGTTGGCAGCTGCAAGGTAGCGATATCATTGCCGCTATTAGCGCATTAAACAGTAAAGACGACACCTCCTCACACGCTAGCCCCTTTGGCAAACTTGACTTACCACTGGCGCGCATTATCGCTGGTGAACCTATTGTACTCATGAGCCGCTCTGCCGCTAACACCCTCGATAGCCACCGCCTCACCCTTGATGATGTATCCCTAGAAGTGGTGACAGTGGATGACAGGTTTAATCTTGGTAATCGCCTGCTAGTGGATATATCACTGGCGCAACAACTATTAGATAAACCCGGTCAGTTAAGTTATATCGCTATCTTCAGCGATGTTAGCGACAAACAGTTAGCCCTAGAAAGTTGGTTAGCAGCAAACGGAAATCTCAGCGAAAGCGATAATGGCGATAGCATGAAAGCACTCACAAACAGCTTTCATCTCAACCTCACCGCCATGAGCTTGCTGGCGTTTATTGTCGGTCTATTTATTGCCTACAACGGCGTGCGTTACAGCCTACTCAAACGTAAACGCTTAATCATTCAACTACAGCAACAGGGCGTTATGAAGCTGTCTATCATGGCAGCCCTGAGTGGCGAATTGTTGCTGCTGGTACTCGTGGGATCCGTCGTAGGCTTTATTTTAGGCTTACAACTTAGCTATTGGCTACAGCCTATGGTCTCTGTGACCTTAGAGCAGTTATATGGAGCCAATATTTTACCGGGGATCTGGCGTTGGCAATGGTTAGTGCAAGCGACGCTATTGACCTTGGGGGCCGCGCTATTAGCTTGTAGCTCACTGTTTATCGAGCTACTGCGTCAGCCCTTGGCCCAAAGTTCTGGCCAGTTTAGCCAGCAAAAAAATGCCCATCGGGCGCAGAAGTGGCAAATGTTGTCGGCGATGATCTTAGCCCTTATCGCACTAATTTTTATGCCCATCAGCCAAGACTACCGCATCACCATGGGGCTACTTGGCTTAGTGGTGTTAGCCATTCCACTGTCACTGCCTTGGCTACTGGTACGACTGATCAATGCCATAGCAGCAATGAGTCCCAAAGGGCTTATTGGTTATCAAATAGCCGAAACCAAAGAGCTTATTCCACCGCTCTCACTGGCCATGATGGCGATGCTACTGGCATTGACGGCAAATATCTCCATGAATAGCCTAGTAGGCAGTTTTGAGATCACCCTAAAACAGTGGCTTAACGCCCGATTGCATGCTGACCTTTACTTGCGACCGCCCAAGAATCAAATGGTAGAGCTTGAAACCCTATTAAGCCAAAATAAACAGGTAACGGGGATCTATAAGCAGTGGTTAACCAAAACTAAGTATCAGCACACACCGATTTTTTTGCTGACTCGCGATCGCTACTCTATCGAAAACACCACAGTGATCAAGACGGCTAAAAGCTCATCAGAAACCGCTCTGTGGCAAGACTACTTTGACGCTGCGCTGTCCAAAGCCCCTGAGGTAATAGTAAGCGAGCCCTTTGCTATTAAACATCAACTTAACGTCGGCGATTCCATCAGCCTTGATGCATTGGGCAATACCAAGTTAACCATAGCGGCCATCTATTATGATTATGGCAACCCCTATGGTGAGGTGATCATCCCTTCCGCCTTGTGGCATCAGGCTAAACTCGACACAGAGCCCCTAAGTATCGCCATCACCTATCGAGGCGATTTTGATGCCTATGGCTTAGAATTGCAGCAACAGTTAGCCCTGCCTGAATCTCTTATCTATAGTCAGGCGCGGATTAAAGTCCAAGCAATAGAGATGTTTAAGCGTACCTTCTCCATTACCCAAGTGCTTAACACCTTAACCTTATTAGTGGCCGCTATTGGCTTATTTAGCGCTTGTTATATGTTGACCCAAGCGCGTATGGCCCCCATCGCTCGCCTATATACCTTAGGGGTTAGTCGACGCCAATTAACCACTATGGTCACAACCCAAATGCTGTTAATGGTCATATTGACCTGCATCGTAGCCCTACCAACAGGGGCAATTTTGGGCTACCTACTGATCAACAAAGTGACCTTACAAGCCTTTGGTTGGAGCATCGCCATGGTGTGGGATTGGTCAGCCTATTTCGATGTGGTGTTATTGGCATTAGTCGCCAGCACGCTCGCTGTGGCACTGCCACTCTATCGACAAACCCGCCGCCCATTAATTAGCAGCCTACAGAGCGATATCTTATGA
- a CDS encoding VOC family protein: protein MINIQGIDHVVFRTTKLDAMLHFYQQVLGCNIERELKQEGLTQLRAGNALIDIVPCDSELGRLGGKAPQQDGRNVDHVCLLINPMDEQALLDYLAEFGIATEGFAKRYGAQGFGRSLYINDPEGNVIELKFSN, encoded by the coding sequence ATGATAAATATTCAAGGAATAGATCATGTGGTGTTTCGCACCACTAAGCTTGATGCCATGCTGCACTTTTACCAGCAGGTATTGGGCTGCAACATTGAGCGCGAACTCAAGCAAGAGGGATTAACTCAGCTAAGAGCTGGCAATGCCCTGATTGATATTGTGCCTTGCGATAGCGAGCTGGGCCGTTTAGGTGGCAAAGCTCCGCAGCAAGATGGACGTAACGTCGACCATGTATGCCTGCTGATTAACCCAATGGATGAACAGGCACTGCTGGATTATCTCGCTGAGTTCGGTATTGCCACTGAGGGATTCGCCAAGCGTTATGGCGCCCAAGGTTTTGGCCGCTCACTTTATATCAATGACCCTGAGGGGAATGTTATCGAACTTAAGTTTTCGAATTAA
- a CDS encoding lipocalin-like domain-containing protein, which yields MSRLIHRSVKLCALAPKLARVVLTSATLIGLSCTLLVGCSEPQQDTSSGMGGLMGETQIGYAQVLPNRSFSFPEDHLAHDDFRQEWWYLTANLTTETGTPLGLQWTQFRIALSSKVPKSNSNWASNQLYMAHSAITTAKHHHAEERWSRGQQQLAGISSSPLTIKLDSWQWQSQNEELFPATLHVTGDNVNYSLKLTTSAPYQLQGDGGYSVKSADASVASYYYSQPFIEVTGQVMLDGKFVNVSGKAWLDREWSSQFLTRQQQGWDWFALRLNDGSTLMLFQLRAENNLQTTPSKHFYSGRRMYADGSGKTISANEISMTPTAWHTIAGKPHPVEWQIRIDNQALDLRISPLNPDAKMPLSITYWEGPITIKGSHTGSGYMELTGYYPPYYE from the coding sequence ATGAGCAGATTAATCCACCGGTCAGTCAAACTTTGTGCTTTAGCACCCAAACTCGCGCGTGTGGTCCTCACGAGTGCGACTCTGATCGGTCTCTCATGTACCCTACTGGTTGGCTGTAGCGAGCCACAACAAGATACATCGAGCGGTATGGGCGGCTTAATGGGCGAGACCCAAATCGGTTACGCTCAGGTATTGCCTAACCGCAGTTTTAGCTTCCCCGAAGATCATTTAGCCCATGATGATTTTCGCCAAGAGTGGTGGTACTTAACCGCTAACCTCACCACTGAAACCGGAACGCCATTAGGACTTCAGTGGACTCAATTTCGTATTGCCTTATCTTCAAAGGTGCCCAAATCAAACTCAAACTGGGCGAGCAACCAGCTCTATATGGCCCACAGTGCTATAACCACGGCTAAGCACCATCACGCCGAAGAGCGCTGGTCTCGAGGTCAGCAGCAACTAGCAGGTATATCCTCGTCGCCGCTAACAATAAAGCTCGATAGTTGGCAATGGCAGAGCCAAAACGAAGAGCTGTTTCCTGCAACGCTCCATGTCACTGGCGATAATGTTAACTACTCACTTAAGTTAACCACAAGCGCGCCCTATCAGCTGCAAGGAGATGGCGGATACAGCGTAAAAAGTGCCGATGCGAGTGTCGCCTCTTATTATTACAGCCAACCCTTTATCGAGGTGACAGGTCAAGTGATGCTTGATGGCAAATTCGTCAATGTATCAGGTAAGGCATGGCTCGATCGAGAATGGAGTTCTCAATTCCTCACGAGACAGCAGCAGGGCTGGGACTGGTTTGCGCTCCGACTGAATGACGGCTCGACCTTAATGCTATTCCAACTTCGAGCTGAAAATAACCTTCAAACCACACCCAGCAAGCACTTTTACAGTGGCAGACGCATGTACGCCGATGGCAGTGGTAAAACCATTAGTGCCAATGAAATAAGCATGACGCCCACCGCTTGGCACACGATTGCTGGAAAACCGCATCCGGTGGAGTGGCAGATCCGTATCGACAACCAAGCACTTGACCTGCGTATTTCACCACTGAATCCCGATGCAAAAATGCCACTCTCTATCACTTATTGGGAGGGGCCAATTACAATTAAAGGTAGCCATACTGGCTCTGGTTATATGGAGCTAACTGGATATTACCCCCCATATTACGAATAA
- a CDS encoding chaperone NapD — protein MSQEYHVTSLVVHAAPNAVTQVQTDIDALEGADIHAVTDEGKFVVTLEGETQASILSNVEAINALNGVLSSSLVYHQVEPIEEKSEETP, from the coding sequence ATGAGTCAGGAATATCACGTCACCAGCCTAGTCGTGCACGCGGCGCCTAATGCCGTGACACAAGTACAAACAGATATCGACGCCTTAGAGGGTGCCGATATTCATGCCGTTACCGACGAAGGTAAGTTTGTGGTCACCCTCGAGGGTGAAACTCAAGCGTCTATACTGAGTAACGTCGAAGCCATTAACGCCCTTAACGGGGTGTTATCAAGCAGTCTTGTCTATCACCAAGTTGAACCAATAGAAGAAAAGAGTGAGGAAACACCATGA
- the napA gene encoding nitrate reductase catalytic subunit NapA, translated as MSISRREFLKANAAVAAATAVGVTLPVKIVEAAEQKDNIKWDKAPCRFCGVGCSVLVGTNKGKVVATKGDPESPVNKGLNCIKGYFLSKIMYGKDRLTTPLLRMKNGQYDKEGEFTPVSWDVAFDTMADKWKNTIKTKGPTAVGMFGSGQWTVWEGYAASKLHKAGFLTNNIDPNARHCMASAVGGFMRTFGIDEPMGCYDDLEAADHFVLWGANMAEMHPILWARLSDRRLSNPDSRVHVLSTFENRSFDLADNAMVFRPQSDLVILNYIANYIIQNDAVNKDFVTKHTKFALGTTDIGYGLRPNHPLEQKAKNPGNGKSTPISFDEYAKFVSTYTLEYAAQMSGVEPEKLELMAKAYSDPKVKIMSLWTMGINQHVRGVWANNMLYNIHLLTGKIATPGNSPFSLTGQPSACGTAREVGTFAHRLPADMVVANPKHRAATEKLWQLPEGTIPPKPGYHAVLQSRMLKDGKLNCYWTMCTNNMQAGPNINDEIYPGFRNPENFIVVSDPYPTVTAMAADLILPTAMWVEKEGAYGNAERRTHMWHQQVKAPDGAKSDLWQLVEFSKRFKVAEVWPAELVAKKPEYADKTLYDVLFANGVVNKFPTSDCKADLNDESEAFGYYLQKGLFEEYAQFGRGHAHDLANFDSYHETRGLRWPVIDGKETLRRFVEGSDPYVKAGEGFNFYGKPDGKAVIFALPYEPAAEEPNAEYDLWMSTGRVLEHWHTGSMTARVPELYRAYPDAQIFMHPEDAKVRGLQRGDEVVVASPRGEVKTRVETKGRNKPPRGVVFMPFFDARQLVNKLLLDATDPLSKETDFKKCPVKVMKA; from the coding sequence ATGAGCATTAGCCGCCGCGAGTTTCTAAAAGCCAACGCCGCAGTTGCAGCTGCTACCGCTGTTGGAGTCACTCTGCCAGTGAAGATCGTTGAAGCCGCTGAGCAGAAAGACAACATCAAGTGGGATAAAGCCCCCTGCCGTTTTTGTGGCGTGGGCTGTAGCGTATTAGTGGGCACCAATAAAGGGAAAGTTGTTGCCACTAAGGGCGATCCAGAAAGTCCAGTGAACAAAGGCCTTAACTGTATTAAGGGCTACTTCCTATCAAAAATCATGTACGGAAAAGACAGGCTGACCACGCCGCTACTGCGCATGAAGAATGGCCAGTATGACAAAGAGGGTGAATTTACCCCTGTCAGCTGGGATGTCGCCTTCGATACTATGGCCGACAAATGGAAAAACACCATCAAAACCAAAGGACCTACCGCCGTAGGTATGTTTGGTTCTGGTCAATGGACCGTATGGGAAGGCTATGCGGCCTCGAAACTGCACAAAGCAGGTTTCCTCACCAATAACATCGATCCCAACGCTCGCCACTGTATGGCATCTGCGGTGGGTGGCTTTATGCGTACCTTTGGTATCGATGAGCCTATGGGCTGCTATGATGACTTAGAAGCCGCGGATCACTTTGTGCTTTGGGGTGCCAACATGGCCGAAATGCACCCGATCCTATGGGCGCGTTTATCGGACCGTCGCCTCAGCAACCCTGATAGCAGGGTGCACGTATTATCGACCTTTGAGAACCGCAGTTTCGACCTAGCAGACAACGCCATGGTGTTCCGTCCACAGTCAGACCTAGTGATCCTCAACTATATCGCTAACTACATCATTCAAAACGATGCGGTAAACAAAGACTTCGTTACCAAGCACACTAAGTTTGCCTTAGGGACAACCGATATCGGCTACGGACTGCGTCCAAACCATCCCCTAGAGCAGAAAGCGAAAAACCCTGGTAACGGTAAGTCGACGCCAATTAGCTTCGACGAGTACGCTAAGTTTGTTAGCACTTATACCTTAGAATATGCCGCACAGATGAGTGGCGTTGAGCCTGAAAAACTTGAGCTCATGGCTAAAGCTTATTCCGATCCTAAAGTGAAAATAATGAGCCTGTGGACCATGGGGATTAACCAGCACGTACGTGGTGTGTGGGCCAACAACATGCTCTACAACATCCACCTACTCACAGGTAAAATAGCCACTCCAGGTAACAGTCCGTTCTCACTAACGGGTCAACCATCAGCCTGTGGTACTGCTCGCGAAGTTGGCACCTTTGCTCACCGCCTACCTGCCGACATGGTTGTAGCCAATCCTAAGCATCGCGCCGCAACCGAAAAACTATGGCAACTGCCTGAAGGCACTATCCCGCCAAAACCGGGTTATCACGCAGTGCTTCAAAGCCGTATGCTCAAAGATGGCAAGCTCAACTGTTACTGGACTATGTGTACCAACAATATGCAGGCAGGCCCTAATATTAACGATGAAATTTATCCAGGTTTCCGTAACCCTGAAAACTTCATCGTAGTATCTGATCCCTACCCAACCGTCACGGCAATGGCAGCAGATTTGATTCTACCAACGGCAATGTGGGTAGAAAAAGAGGGAGCCTATGGTAATGCCGAGCGTCGCACTCACATGTGGCACCAACAGGTAAAAGCACCAGACGGCGCAAAGTCGGATCTCTGGCAGTTAGTCGAGTTCTCTAAGCGCTTCAAGGTCGCTGAAGTCTGGCCAGCAGAGTTGGTCGCTAAGAAGCCTGAGTACGCCGATAAGACCCTTTACGATGTGTTGTTTGCCAACGGTGTGGTGAACAAGTTCCCAACTTCAGATTGCAAGGCTGATCTTAACGATGAATCAGAGGCCTTTGGTTACTACCTACAAAAAGGCTTATTCGAAGAGTACGCCCAATTTGGTCGCGGCCATGCCCATGACTTGGCCAACTTTGACTCTTACCACGAGACCCGCGGTCTACGTTGGCCTGTGATTGACGGCAAAGAGACATTGCGCCGTTTCGTCGAAGGCAGCGATCCTTATGTTAAGGCCGGAGAAGGCTTTAACTTCTATGGCAAACCAGATGGTAAAGCGGTGATTTTCGCCCTGCCTTATGAGCCTGCCGCCGAAGAGCCTAATGCCGAATACGATCTATGGATGTCAACCGGCCGCGTACTTGAGCATTGGCATACAGGCTCGATGACAGCCCGTGTTCCTGAGCTTTATCGCGCCTATCCCGATGCACAGATATTTATGCATCCTGAAGATGCCAAAGTGCGTGGGCTACAGCGCGGTGATGAAGTAGTCGTGGCCTCACCTCGCGGTGAAGTTAAAACCCGTGTTGAAACCAAAGGCCGGAACAAACCGCCAAGAGGCGTGGTATTTATGCCATTCTTCGATGCGCGCCAACTGGTCAACAAGTTGTTACTCGATGCGACCGATCCCCTCTCTAAAGAGACGGATTTCAAGAAGTGTCCAGTCAAAGTGATGAAAGCCTAA
- the napH gene encoding quinol dehydrogenase ferredoxin subunit NapH has translation MNSKSMSNTANARFAQAAIDELGWWRAHKFLFLRRASQLCVLLAFAIGPWFGLWLLKGNLSSSELLATIPLSDPLATLQVLMTGHWPELSLLLGAAIIALFYLVTGGRVFCSWVCPVNLVTDTASWLRRKLHLPRTSEMPRNLRYYLLAVVLLMPLFSGIAAWEWVNPVPVVYRALLFGAGSSLWILAAIFLLDLFISERAWCGHLCPTGAMFALLGKASPVKISAVNAKDCDNCMDCFEICPERQVLKPALKGKNPMITDSDCTQCGRCIDVCAQRVFQYQNRIALKAENNQ, from the coding sequence ATGAACAGCAAAAGCATGAGTAATACGGCTAATGCACGTTTCGCTCAAGCTGCGATCGATGAACTAGGCTGGTGGCGTGCCCACAAGTTTCTATTTCTACGTCGCGCTAGCCAACTGTGTGTGCTGCTTGCCTTTGCTATTGGCCCTTGGTTTGGCCTTTGGTTACTCAAAGGCAACCTCTCAAGTAGCGAGTTATTGGCTACCATTCCGCTGTCTGATCCACTGGCGACCTTGCAAGTGTTGATGACAGGGCATTGGCCAGAACTCAGCCTACTGCTAGGCGCCGCCATCATAGCCCTATTTTATCTAGTGACTGGTGGACGCGTATTTTGCAGCTGGGTATGCCCGGTTAATTTAGTGACAGATACCGCAAGCTGGCTGAGACGTAAACTTCACTTGCCTCGCACCAGCGAGATGCCAAGGAACTTACGCTACTACCTGCTAGCAGTGGTGCTGCTTATGCCACTATTTTCCGGCATCGCTGCCTGGGAATGGGTCAACCCCGTCCCCGTAGTCTATCGCGCACTGCTATTTGGTGCGGGAAGCAGCTTGTGGATCTTAGCGGCGATCTTCTTGCTCGACCTGTTTATCAGTGAGCGAGCCTGGTGTGGCCATCTTTGTCCTACTGGTGCGATGTTTGCGCTATTAGGCAAAGCAAGCCCGGTAAAAATATCGGCTGTGAATGCGAAAGACTGCGACAACTGTATGGATTGCTTCGAAATTTGTCCTGAAAGGCAGGTGTTAAAACCGGCCCTCAAGGGGAAAAATCCGATGATAACCGACAGTGATTGCACCCAATGTGGTCGTTGTATCGACGTCTGTGCTCAACGCGTTTTCCAGTATCAAAATCGAATTGCCCTAAAGGCGGAGAACAACCAATGA
- a CDS encoding nitrate reductase cytochrome c-type subunit, with protein sequence MKKVLTLVALMALGACSGQQANNTAEPVNVSSLGKSEITEVRAADAMPTYPKRGASIERGFVHQPPLIPHKADYSVTIKKNGCMTCHSPAKAKRMKATEIHASHLLADSKLDNKFFNCTQCHVPQAENKQKLVENNFSNQ encoded by the coding sequence ATGAAAAAAGTACTCACTTTAGTCGCGCTTATGGCGCTAGGTGCCTGCTCTGGTCAGCAAGCCAACAACACGGCTGAGCCTGTCAATGTCAGCTCACTCGGAAAATCGGAGATCACCGAGGTGCGTGCCGCCGATGCGATGCCGACTTACCCTAAGAGGGGAGCATCAATCGAGCGAGGCTTCGTCCACCAGCCACCGCTGATCCCCCATAAAGCCGACTACAGCGTCACCATTAAGAAAAACGGCTGCATGACTTGTCATAGCCCTGCAAAGGCCAAGCGCATGAAAGCGACCGAGATCCACGCTTCGCATCTGCTTGCCGACAGTAAGCTCGATAACAAATTCTTCAACTGTACTCAGTGTCACGTTCCACAAGCTGAGAACAAGCAGAAGTTAGTCGAGAATAACTTTTCGAATCAGTAA